Proteins from a single region of Cytophagia bacterium CHB2:
- a CDS encoding cupin domain-containing protein, whose protein sequence is THYKVEFENDQVRVLRVTYGPGEKSVMHEHPNVVAVFLTDAQGQFTFPDGKTVPVTVNAGQVIWDPAGKHLPENKGDKPFEVIVIELKGKPATPRKD, encoded by the coding sequence CGACGCACTACAAAGTCGAGTTTGAAAACGACCAGGTGCGGGTGTTGCGCGTCACTTACGGGCCCGGAGAAAAATCCGTGATGCACGAGCATCCCAACGTCGTGGCGGTGTTTCTGACGGATGCACAAGGCCAGTTCACATTCCCGGACGGGAAGACGGTTCCGGTAACGGTAAATGCCGGACAAGTCATCTGGGATCCCGCCGGCAAGCATCTGCCGGAAAACAAGGGAGACAAGCCTTTTGAAGTCATTGTGATTGAACTCAAAGGCAAACCGGCAACTCCCAGAAAAGACTGA
- a CDS encoding ester cyclase: MNMLNHKIVARFCLVILALCASTAALAGGDEEKNTAAMKRFYEEVVNKGNLKLIDELVAAEFVEHEETPGMKPGREGLKEFFTMFRAAFPDLQFQVNDMVAKGDKVWAYITIRGTHKGQFMDMAPTGKTIEVKGFDIVRLANGKAVEHWGLTDSMTMMMQLGAIPMPGQENPKQ, from the coding sequence ATGAACATGCTGAACCACAAGATCGTTGCACGTTTTTGTCTCGTTATCCTCGCCCTGTGCGCCTCGACCGCAGCGCTTGCTGGCGGCGACGAAGAAAAAAATACAGCGGCGATGAAGCGCTTCTATGAAGAAGTCGTGAATAAAGGCAATCTGAAACTCATCGACGAGCTGGTCGCCGCGGAGTTCGTTGAGCATGAAGAAACGCCCGGCATGAAGCCCGGCCGCGAGGGCCTGAAGGAATTTTTTACGATGTTTCGCGCCGCCTTTCCGGATTTGCAGTTTCAGGTCAATGATATGGTTGCCAAAGGCGACAAAGTTTGGGCCTACATCACCATTCGCGGCACCCACAAAGGCCAGTTCATGGATATGGCGCCAACCGGCAAAACAATCGAAGTTAAAGGCTTCGACATTGTTCGTCTGGCCAACGGCAAGGCGGTGGAGCATTGGGGTCTGACGGACAGCATGACGATGATGATGCAGCTCGGCGCCATTCCGATGCCCGGGCAAGAAAATCCGAAGCAATGA
- a CDS encoding helix-turn-helix transcriptional regulator: MHTALAEIKLHLGEADFNVDRLSRKLGVSRMQLHRRLRELGQPAAGELLRNMRLEHAAVLLCQRRLAIAEVANRSGFRSPAYFAHCFRDRYGCTPWQFAQRAFGGGQEAKA; this comes from the coding sequence TTGCACACCGCGCTCGCCGAGATCAAACTGCATCTTGGCGAGGCGGATTTCAACGTGGATCGGCTGAGCCGCAAACTGGGCGTGAGCCGCATGCAGCTTCACCGCCGCTTGCGGGAATTGGGCCAGCCGGCTGCGGGCGAGTTGTTGCGCAATATGCGGCTGGAGCATGCCGCGGTTTTGTTGTGCCAGCGCCGCCTGGCAATCGCGGAAGTGGCAAATCGCAGCGGTTTTCGCAGCCCGGCTTATTTTGCGCACTGTTTTCGCGACCGGTATGGCTGCACGCCCTGGCAGTTTGCGCAGAGGGCATTTGGAGGCGGGCAAGAGGCAAAAGCTTGA